Proteins from a genomic interval of Lolium perenne isolate Kyuss_39 chromosome 1, Kyuss_2.0, whole genome shotgun sequence:
- the LOC127323436 gene encoding U-box domain-containing protein 29 has protein sequence MDAVVAGHGQHARRRIPSLEPLVMAASPTTPAAFRCPISLEVMRSPVSLPTGATYDRASIQRWLDSGHRTCPATRLPLASTDLVPNLLLRRLIHLHAATLPPSPSPEQALSQLAASHGEPAAAEKAVRSLAAKIAPGKGKQASVASAVAADLDSTVPALLSFAKGGAGTDARVDAVRILATVAPEIVTYLTGDGTEKRGRVRMAVEALAAVLSAGGVCEDAKKALITALVAGDLGRLVTTLLAAGPTGVVVLEAILMSPVPDADAKTAIADRSELFPDLVRILKEAASPAAILCMAAAVQVRGRPARSSMVRAGAVPALALAVAAAPTAAAESALMLLVEAARCNDGKAAIAADAAEVAAAVMGRMIRVGQMGREAAVAVLWLSCCAGGGERRMREALAAAPEAVGKLLVVMQGDVSPATSRMAGELLRAVRMEQERNGMVASSYDSRTIHVMPY, from the coding sequence ATGGATGCGGTCGTCGCCGGGCACGGGCAGCACGCGAGGCGGCGGATCCCGTCGCTGGAGCCGCTCGTGATGGCCGCGTCCCCGACGACGCCGGCCGCGTTCCGCTGCCCGATCTCGCTCGAGGTCATGCGGTCGCCGGTGAGCCTCCCCACCGGCGCCACCTACGACCGGGCCTCCATCCAGCGCTGGCTCGACTCCGGCCACCGCACCTGCCCGGCCACGCGCCTGCCCCTCGCCTCCACCGACCTGGTGCCCAACCTGCTCCTGCGCCGCCTCATCCACCTGCACGCCGCCACGCTGCCCCCCTCGCCCTCGCCCGAGCAGGCGCTCTCGCAGCTCGCCGCCTCGCACGGCGAGCCCGCCGCCGCCGAGAAGGCCGTGCGCTCGCTCGCCGCCAAGATCGCGCCGGGGAAAGGGAAGCAGGCCtccgtcgcctccgccgtcgccgccgatctCGACTCCACCGTGCCGGCGCTCCTCTCCTTCGCCAAGGGAGGCGCCGGCACCGACGCCCGCGTCGACGCGGTCAGGATCCTGGCCACCGTCGCGCCGGAAATCGTCACTTACCTGACCGGGGACGGCACGGAGAAGCGTGGACGCGTCAGGATGGCCGTGGAGGCCCTGGCCGCCGTCTTGTCCGCGGGCGGAGTTTGCGAGGATGCCAAGAAGGCCCTCATCACCGCTCTCGTGGCCGGCGACCTGGGGCGCCTCGTGACGACGCTGCTCGCCGCAGGCCCCACCGGCGTCGTGGTTCTCGAGGCGATCCTGATGTCGCCCGTGCCGGACGCCGACGCCAAGACCGCCATCGCCGACAGGTCGGAGCTGTTCCCCGATCTGGTGAGGATCCTCAAGGAGGCCGCGTCGCCGGCGGCTATCCTGTGCATGGCCGCGGCCGTGCAGGTACGCGGGCGGCCCGCCCGTTCGTCGATGGTGCGGGCCGGCGCCGTCCCCGCGCTCGCGCTGGCCGTGGCGGCCGCGCCCACGGCCGCGGCGGAGtccgcgctcatgctgctagtagAGGCGGCCCGCTGCAACGACGGCAAAGCAGCCATCGCCGCCGACGCGGCGGAGGTGGCTGCGGCTGTGATGGGGAGGATGATACGGGTCGGGCAAATGGGACGCGAGGCCGCGGTGGCGGTGCTGTGGCTGTCCTGCTGCGCCGGGGGCGGCGAGCGGAGGATGAGGGAGGCGCTAGCGGCCGCGCCGGAAGCGGTGGGGAAGCTGCTCGTGGTGATGCAAGGGGATGTCTCGCCGGCGACGTCCAGGATGGCCGGCGAGCTGCTGAGAGCGGTGAGGATGGAGCAGGAAAGGAACGGCATGGTCGCCTCCTCCTACGACAGCCGCACCATCCATGTCATGCCTTACTGA